Proteins from a genomic interval of Garra rufa chromosome 4, GarRuf1.0, whole genome shotgun sequence:
- the adipor2 gene encoding adiponectin receptor protein 2: MSASADYRSDGPAQNGCLVTRRVVHEKVEETTEREEEDDEEEEDKSSDEGLLLQAHHAMERMEEFVHKMWEGRWRVIPHDVLPDWLKDNDFLLHGHRPPMPSFRACFKSIFRIHTETGNIWTHLLGCLFFLCLGIVYMFRPNMSFVAPFQEKIVIGAFFLGAILCLSFSWLFHTVYCHSEGVSRVFSKLDYSGIAFLIMGSFVPWLYYSFYCSPQPCFIYLIVVCILGIAAITVSQCDFFATPQYRGVRAGVFVGLGLSGVVPTLHFMIAEGFLKATTMGQMGWLFLMAVLYITGACLYAARIPERFFPGKCDIWFHSHQLFHILVVAGAFVHFHGVSNLQEFRYTAGGGCSEDGV, from the exons TGTCTCGTCACAAGGAGGGTGGTTCACGAAAAAGTGGAGGAAACGACAGAAAGAGAAGAGGAAGATGATGAGGAAGAAGAGGATAAGAGCTCAGACGAAGGCCTTCTGCTACAGGCGCACCACGCCATGGAGAGAATGGAGGAGTTCGTGCACAAG ATGTGGGAGGGCAGATGGCGTGTCATTCCACATGACGTCCTCCCTGATTGGCTGAAGGATAATGATTTCCTGTTGCACGGGCACCGGCCGCCCATGCCTTCTTTTAGAGCATGTTTCAAGagcatcttcagaatccatacagAGACGGGCAACATTTGGACACATCTTCTGG GCTGCCTGTTCTTTCTCTGTCTGGGCATTGTGTACATGTTCAGGCCCAATATGTCATTCGTGGCCCCGTTCCAGGAGAAGATTGTCATCGGCGCGTTCTTCCTGGGGGCAATTCTCTGCCTGTCCTTCTCCTGGCTCTTTCACACAGTGTACTGCCACTCGGAGGGGGTGTCCCGTGTCTTCTCAAA GTTAGACTATTCGGGCATTGCGTTCCTGATCATGGGCAGTTTTGTACCGTGGCTGTATTACTCTTTCTACTGCTCCCCTCAGCCCTGTTTCATATACCTGATAGTAGTGTGTATCCTGGGGATCGCAGCCATCACCGTCTCACAGTGTGATTTCTTCGCCACGCCACAGTACCGTGGAGTCAGGGCTG GTGTGTTTGTGGGTCTGGGCCTCAGCGGAGTCGTCCCAACGCTGCACTTTATGATCGCTGAGGGCTTCCTGAAGGCCACCACCATGGGTCAAATGGGCTGGCTGTTCCTCATGGCCGTCCTGTACATCACCGGAGCTTGCCTGTACGCCGCACGCATCCCAGAGAGATTCTTCCCTGGAAAGTGTGACATCTGG TTCCACTCCCATCAGCTGTTCCATATCCTGGTGGTGGCAGGTGCTTTTGTGCACTTCCACGGCGTGTCCAACCTGCAGGAGTTTCGATACACAGCCGGTGGAGGCTGTTCGGAGGATGGTGTGTGA